In the genome of Parus major isolate Abel chromosome 2, Parus_major1.1, whole genome shotgun sequence, one region contains:
- the THUMPD2 gene encoding THUMP domain-containing protein 2 isoform X3, translating to MSPAEPGRFFCTAGRGLEPFLAREVQARLGATEVDCVAGKVFFRAAAGPGELRKLRSGERLFLLLKKHGPLPVTRNRGKMLHEIKSFVTEEPEYWLDIISVWRKLHGHERKTNDVSEEKSLPLKRNSEETNTASKRQKTEQVRAVMSEVCQAEAGEKTCVAPERMSGQECCIESKTSSEFPSKGSGENPTANEELSFSFRVSCRCSGAIAKILTSQEIGKAVGIALVKQCGWHADLRDPDLEVIFVHLNDIHSVVGIPLFRLPLANREYIQTAGLRSTVAWAMASLAEISAGAFVLDPMCGLGMILLEAAKEWPEAYYWGADISDSQLEGADGNIRTAGLMDKIELLKASVKALPLPSESFDSVISDIPFGKKFKTTNDAQLLTDILQEMERSRPSFDQPALTGRTRKSGMHFPCYPGVSD from the exons ATGTCGCCGGCAGAGCCCGGGCGGTTTTTCTGCACGGCGGGCCGCGGGCTGGAGCCCTTCCTCGCCCGGGAGGTGCAGGCGCGGCTCGGCGCCACGGAG GTGGACTGCGTCGCGGGAAAAGTGTTCTTcagggcggcggcggggccgggcgaGCTGCGGAAGCTGCGGTCGGGGGAGcgcctgttcctgctgctgaagaAGCACGGCCCGCTGCCGGTGACCAGGAATAGAG ggaaaatgcttcatgaaattaaaagctttgtCACTGAGGAACCAGAATACTGGCTGGATATTATCTCTGTTTGGAGAAAGCTTCATGGACAcgagaggaaaacaaatgatGTCTCTGAAGAAAAGTCATTGCCTCTGAAGAGAAATTCAGAAGAGACAAATACTGCaagtaaaaggcaaaaaacaGAACAAGTGAGAGCAGTTATGTCTGAGGTATGCCAGGCGGAAGCTGGAGAGAAGACCTGTGTGGCACCGGAGAGAATGAGCGGTCAGGAGTGCTGTATTGAGAGCAAGACTTCCTCAGAATTCCCTTCCAAAGGCAGTGGGGAGAATCCCACTGCCAATGAGGAGCTTAGCTTCAGTTTCAGAGTGTCTTGTCGTTGTAGTGGAGCGATTGCCAAAATACTTACTTCACAG GAGATTGGAAAAGCCGTTGGCATCGCACTTGTGAAGCAGTGTGGGTGGCATGCTGACCTGCGGGACCCTGACCTGGAGGTA aTCTTTGTACATCTTAATGACATTCACTCTGTGGTGGGGATTCCTCTTTTCAG GCTTCCATTGGCAAACAGAGAGTATATCCAAACAGCAGGACTGCGGTCAACAGTCGCATGGGCCATGGCATCTCTGGCTGAAATCAGT GCTGGTGCCTTTGTGCTGGATCCCATGTGTGGGCTAGGAATGATACTGCTGGAGGCTGCCAAAGAATGGCCT GAAGCCTATTACTGGGGTGCTGATATAAGTGATTCGCAGTTAGAAGGTGCAGATGGGAATATTAGAACTGCAGGCTTAATGGATAAGATTGAGTTGCTTAAAGCTTCTGTGAAAG CGTTGCCATTGCCTTCTGAAAGCTTCGACAGTGTTATTTCAGATATTCCATTTGGGAAGAAGTTCAAGACCACAAATGATGCCCAGCTTCTAACAGATATTCTCCAGGAAATGGAGAG GTCACGGCCAAGCTTTGACCAGCCTGCCTTGACAGGAAGGACTAGAAAAAGTGGGATGCATTTTCCTTGCTATCCAGGAGTATCTGACTAG
- the C2H8orf82 gene encoding UPF0598 protein C8orf82 homolog gives MRAGTVLRLCSRPGLRYRQGQRPGPGTREYFYYVDHQGQLFLDDTKVKNFITCFKGTSLIRVPLLIGIRLLIRIRSLIGISALIKI, from the exons ATGAGGGCGGGGACGGTGCTGCGGCTCTGCTCTCGCCCGGGGCTCCGGTACCGGCAGGGGCAGCGGCCGGGGCCTGGAACCCGCGAGTATTTTTATTACGTGGATCACCAGGGGCAG cttttccTGGACGACACCAAAGTCAAGAACTTCATCACCTGCTTCAAAGGTACCTCCCTAATTAGGGTCCCCTTGTTAATTGGGATCCGATTACTAATAAGGATTCGGTCATTAATTGGGATTTCAGCCTTAATTAAGATTTAA
- the THUMPD2 gene encoding THUMP domain-containing protein 2 isoform X4 — MSPAEPGRFFCTAGRGLEPFLAREVQARLGATEVDCVAGKVFFRAAAGPGELRKLRSGERLFLLLKKHGPLPVTRNRGKMLHEIKSFVTEEPEYWLDIISVWRKLHGHERKTNDVSEEKSLPLKRNSEETNTASKRQKTEQVRAVMSEVCQAEAGEKTCVAPERMSGQECCIESKTSSEFPSKGSGENPTANEELSFSFRVSCRCSGAIAKILTSQGHCKDHGARLLSAVACSLEEGIKARTCSFSCLWLGTGENLFFRNASLGWVLGEVELGPWKRIVTYRPPGLRLIQPFSHLCRWEIFSHLKEIGKAVGIALVKQCGWHADLRDPDLEIFVHLNDIHSVVGIPLFRLPLANREYIQTAGLRSTVAWAMASLAEISAGAFVLDPMCGLGMILLEAAKEWPEAYYWGADISDSQLEGADGNIRTAGLMDKIELLKASVKALPLPSESFDSVISDIPFGKKFKTTNDAQLLTDILQEMERVLRVGGTLVLLLSQELRRRVDDLTARAGGDSAEASADGASGAAPTQTPSVDGNFFSLALSGEEAVLSRYLGSLVPEGVYAVSLGKTDAFIHKYRKVSAAGSWKLSGPGLKRT, encoded by the exons ATGTCGCCGGCAGAGCCCGGGCGGTTTTTCTGCACGGCGGGCCGCGGGCTGGAGCCCTTCCTCGCCCGGGAGGTGCAGGCGCGGCTCGGCGCCACGGAG GTGGACTGCGTCGCGGGAAAAGTGTTCTTcagggcggcggcggggccgggcgaGCTGCGGAAGCTGCGGTCGGGGGAGcgcctgttcctgctgctgaagaAGCACGGCCCGCTGCCGGTGACCAGGAATAGAG ggaaaatgcttcatgaaattaaaagctttgtCACTGAGGAACCAGAATACTGGCTGGATATTATCTCTGTTTGGAGAAAGCTTCATGGACAcgagaggaaaacaaatgatGTCTCTGAAGAAAAGTCATTGCCTCTGAAGAGAAATTCAGAAGAGACAAATACTGCaagtaaaaggcaaaaaacaGAACAAGTGAGAGCAGTTATGTCTGAGGTATGCCAGGCGGAAGCTGGAGAGAAGACCTGTGTGGCACCGGAGAGAATGAGCGGTCAGGAGTGCTGTATTGAGAGCAAGACTTCCTCAGAATTCCCTTCCAAAGGCAGTGGGGAGAATCCCACTGCCAATGAGGAGCTTAGCTTCAGTTTCAGAGTGTCTTGTCGTTGTAGTGGAGCGATTGCCAAAATACTTACTTCACAG GGCCATTGCAAGGACCATGGAGCCAGGCTTCTCTCAGCTGTGGCATGCAGTCTAGAAGAAGGGATAAAAGCCAGAACTTGCAGCTTCAGTTGCCTCTGGTTGGGCACTGGGGAGAACTTGTTCTTCAGGAATGCAAGCCTGGGATGGGTCTTGGGAGAAGTGGAGCTTGGTCCTTGGAAAAGAATAGTGACATACAGACCTCCAGGATTGCGTTTGATCCAGCCCTTTTCCCATCTGTGCAGATGGGAAATTTTCTCTCACTTAAAG GAGATTGGAAAAGCCGTTGGCATCGCACTTGTGAAGCAGTGTGGGTGGCATGCTGACCTGCGGGACCCTGACCTGGAG aTCTTTGTACATCTTAATGACATTCACTCTGTGGTGGGGATTCCTCTTTTCAG GCTTCCATTGGCAAACAGAGAGTATATCCAAACAGCAGGACTGCGGTCAACAGTCGCATGGGCCATGGCATCTCTGGCTGAAATCAGT GCTGGTGCCTTTGTGCTGGATCCCATGTGTGGGCTAGGAATGATACTGCTGGAGGCTGCCAAAGAATGGCCT GAAGCCTATTACTGGGGTGCTGATATAAGTGATTCGCAGTTAGAAGGTGCAGATGGGAATATTAGAACTGCAGGCTTAATGGATAAGATTGAGTTGCTTAAAGCTTCTGTGAAAG CGTTGCCATTGCCTTCTGAAAGCTTCGACAGTGTTATTTCAGATATTCCATTTGGGAAGAAGTTCAAGACCACAAATGATGCCCAGCTTCTAACAGATATTCTCCAGGAAATGGAGAG AGTGCTTCGTGTTGGGGGGACTCTGGTGTTGTTGCTGAGCCAGGAGCTCCGCAGACGCGTGGATGATTTGACCGCGCGTGCTGGAGGTGACTCTGCCGAAGCCTCTGCTGATGGTGCCAGCGGAGCAGCCCCTACACAAACCCCAAGTGTGGATGggaattttttctccttggcATTGAGTGGTGAAGAAGCTGTTCTCAGCAGATACTTGGGGTCTCTGGTGCCAGAGGGTGTCTATGCCGTTAGTCTGGGGAAGACTGATGCTTTCATACACAAATACAGAAAGGTGTCTGCTGCTGGGTCCTGGAAGCTGTCTGGCCCTGGGCTGAAGAGAACTTGA
- the THUMPD2 gene encoding THUMP domain-containing protein 2 isoform X1, with protein sequence MSPAEPGRFFCTAGRGLEPFLAREVQARLGATEVDCVAGKVFFRAAAGPGELRKLRSGERLFLLLKKHGPLPVTRNRGKMLHEIKSFVTEEPEYWLDIISVWRKLHGHERKTNDVSEEKSLPLKRNSEETNTASKRQKTEQVRAVMSEVCQAEAGEKTCVAPERMSGQECCIESKTSSEFPSKGSGENPTANEELSFSFRVSCRCSGAIAKILTSQEIGKAVGIALVKQCGWHADLRDPDLEVIFVHLNDIHSVVGIPLFRLPLANREYIQTAGLRSTVAWAMASLAEISAGAFVLDPMCGLGMILLEAAKEWPEAYYWGADISDSQLEGADGNIRTAGLMDKIELLKASVKALPLPSESFDSVISDIPFGKKFKTTNDAQLLTDILQEMERVLRVGGTLVLLLSQELRRRVDDLTARAGGDSAEASADGASGAAPTQTPSVDGNFFSLALSGEEAVLSRYLGSLVPEGVYAVSLGKTDAFIHKYRKVSAAGSWKLSGPGLKRT encoded by the exons ATGTCGCCGGCAGAGCCCGGGCGGTTTTTCTGCACGGCGGGCCGCGGGCTGGAGCCCTTCCTCGCCCGGGAGGTGCAGGCGCGGCTCGGCGCCACGGAG GTGGACTGCGTCGCGGGAAAAGTGTTCTTcagggcggcggcggggccgggcgaGCTGCGGAAGCTGCGGTCGGGGGAGcgcctgttcctgctgctgaagaAGCACGGCCCGCTGCCGGTGACCAGGAATAGAG ggaaaatgcttcatgaaattaaaagctttgtCACTGAGGAACCAGAATACTGGCTGGATATTATCTCTGTTTGGAGAAAGCTTCATGGACAcgagaggaaaacaaatgatGTCTCTGAAGAAAAGTCATTGCCTCTGAAGAGAAATTCAGAAGAGACAAATACTGCaagtaaaaggcaaaaaacaGAACAAGTGAGAGCAGTTATGTCTGAGGTATGCCAGGCGGAAGCTGGAGAGAAGACCTGTGTGGCACCGGAGAGAATGAGCGGTCAGGAGTGCTGTATTGAGAGCAAGACTTCCTCAGAATTCCCTTCCAAAGGCAGTGGGGAGAATCCCACTGCCAATGAGGAGCTTAGCTTCAGTTTCAGAGTGTCTTGTCGTTGTAGTGGAGCGATTGCCAAAATACTTACTTCACAG GAGATTGGAAAAGCCGTTGGCATCGCACTTGTGAAGCAGTGTGGGTGGCATGCTGACCTGCGGGACCCTGACCTGGAGGTA aTCTTTGTACATCTTAATGACATTCACTCTGTGGTGGGGATTCCTCTTTTCAG GCTTCCATTGGCAAACAGAGAGTATATCCAAACAGCAGGACTGCGGTCAACAGTCGCATGGGCCATGGCATCTCTGGCTGAAATCAGT GCTGGTGCCTTTGTGCTGGATCCCATGTGTGGGCTAGGAATGATACTGCTGGAGGCTGCCAAAGAATGGCCT GAAGCCTATTACTGGGGTGCTGATATAAGTGATTCGCAGTTAGAAGGTGCAGATGGGAATATTAGAACTGCAGGCTTAATGGATAAGATTGAGTTGCTTAAAGCTTCTGTGAAAG CGTTGCCATTGCCTTCTGAAAGCTTCGACAGTGTTATTTCAGATATTCCATTTGGGAAGAAGTTCAAGACCACAAATGATGCCCAGCTTCTAACAGATATTCTCCAGGAAATGGAGAG AGTGCTTCGTGTTGGGGGGACTCTGGTGTTGTTGCTGAGCCAGGAGCTCCGCAGACGCGTGGATGATTTGACCGCGCGTGCTGGAGGTGACTCTGCCGAAGCCTCTGCTGATGGTGCCAGCGGAGCAGCCCCTACACAAACCCCAAGTGTGGATGggaattttttctccttggcATTGAGTGGTGAAGAAGCTGTTCTCAGCAGATACTTGGGGTCTCTGGTGCCAGAGGGTGTCTATGCCGTTAGTCTGGGGAAGACTGATGCTTTCATACACAAATACAGAAAGGTGTCTGCTGCTGGGTCCTGGAAGCTGTCTGGCCCTGGGCTGAAGAGAACTTGA
- the THUMPD2 gene encoding THUMP domain-containing protein 2 isoform X2 has translation MSPAEPGRFFCTAGRGLEPFLAREVQARLGATEVDCVAGKVFFRAAAGPGELRKLRSGERLFLLLKKHGPLPVTRNRGKMLHEIKSFVTEEPEYWLDIISVWRKLHGHERKTNDVSEEKSLPLKRNSEETNTASKRQKTEQVRAVMSEVCQAEAGEKTCVAPERMSGQECCIESKTSSEFPSKGSGENPTANEELSFSFRVSCRCSGAIAKILTSQEIGKAVGIALVKQCGWHADLRDPDLEIFVHLNDIHSVVGIPLFRLPLANREYIQTAGLRSTVAWAMASLAEISAGAFVLDPMCGLGMILLEAAKEWPEAYYWGADISDSQLEGADGNIRTAGLMDKIELLKASVKALPLPSESFDSVISDIPFGKKFKTTNDAQLLTDILQEMERVLRVGGTLVLLLSQELRRRVDDLTARAGGDSAEASADGASGAAPTQTPSVDGNFFSLALSGEEAVLSRYLGSLVPEGVYAVSLGKTDAFIHKYRKVSAAGSWKLSGPGLKRT, from the exons ATGTCGCCGGCAGAGCCCGGGCGGTTTTTCTGCACGGCGGGCCGCGGGCTGGAGCCCTTCCTCGCCCGGGAGGTGCAGGCGCGGCTCGGCGCCACGGAG GTGGACTGCGTCGCGGGAAAAGTGTTCTTcagggcggcggcggggccgggcgaGCTGCGGAAGCTGCGGTCGGGGGAGcgcctgttcctgctgctgaagaAGCACGGCCCGCTGCCGGTGACCAGGAATAGAG ggaaaatgcttcatgaaattaaaagctttgtCACTGAGGAACCAGAATACTGGCTGGATATTATCTCTGTTTGGAGAAAGCTTCATGGACAcgagaggaaaacaaatgatGTCTCTGAAGAAAAGTCATTGCCTCTGAAGAGAAATTCAGAAGAGACAAATACTGCaagtaaaaggcaaaaaacaGAACAAGTGAGAGCAGTTATGTCTGAGGTATGCCAGGCGGAAGCTGGAGAGAAGACCTGTGTGGCACCGGAGAGAATGAGCGGTCAGGAGTGCTGTATTGAGAGCAAGACTTCCTCAGAATTCCCTTCCAAAGGCAGTGGGGAGAATCCCACTGCCAATGAGGAGCTTAGCTTCAGTTTCAGAGTGTCTTGTCGTTGTAGTGGAGCGATTGCCAAAATACTTACTTCACAG GAGATTGGAAAAGCCGTTGGCATCGCACTTGTGAAGCAGTGTGGGTGGCATGCTGACCTGCGGGACCCTGACCTGGAG aTCTTTGTACATCTTAATGACATTCACTCTGTGGTGGGGATTCCTCTTTTCAG GCTTCCATTGGCAAACAGAGAGTATATCCAAACAGCAGGACTGCGGTCAACAGTCGCATGGGCCATGGCATCTCTGGCTGAAATCAGT GCTGGTGCCTTTGTGCTGGATCCCATGTGTGGGCTAGGAATGATACTGCTGGAGGCTGCCAAAGAATGGCCT GAAGCCTATTACTGGGGTGCTGATATAAGTGATTCGCAGTTAGAAGGTGCAGATGGGAATATTAGAACTGCAGGCTTAATGGATAAGATTGAGTTGCTTAAAGCTTCTGTGAAAG CGTTGCCATTGCCTTCTGAAAGCTTCGACAGTGTTATTTCAGATATTCCATTTGGGAAGAAGTTCAAGACCACAAATGATGCCCAGCTTCTAACAGATATTCTCCAGGAAATGGAGAG AGTGCTTCGTGTTGGGGGGACTCTGGTGTTGTTGCTGAGCCAGGAGCTCCGCAGACGCGTGGATGATTTGACCGCGCGTGCTGGAGGTGACTCTGCCGAAGCCTCTGCTGATGGTGCCAGCGGAGCAGCCCCTACACAAACCCCAAGTGTGGATGggaattttttctccttggcATTGAGTGGTGAAGAAGCTGTTCTCAGCAGATACTTGGGGTCTCTGGTGCCAGAGGGTGTCTATGCCGTTAGTCTGGGGAAGACTGATGCTTTCATACACAAATACAGAAAGGTGTCTGCTGCTGGGTCCTGGAAGCTGTCTGGCCCTGGGCTGAAGAGAACTTGA